The proteins below are encoded in one region of Telopea speciosissima isolate NSW1024214 ecotype Mountain lineage chromosome 10, Tspe_v1, whole genome shotgun sequence:
- the LOC122642715 gene encoding inositol-3-phosphate synthase-like yields MAMDEYTSEIFMGGKSTIVLHNTCEDSLLAAPIILDLVLLAELSSRIQLKAEGEGKFHSFHPVATILSYLTKAPLVPPGTPVVNALSKQRAMLENILRACIGSAPENNMILEYK; encoded by the exons AT GGCAATGGACGAGTACACATCGGAGATATTTATGGGCGGGAAGAGCACCATCGTTCTCCACAACACGTGTGAAGACTCCTTGTTGGCTGCTCCTATCATCTTGGACTTGGTTCTCCTGGCCGAGCTCAGTTCTCGGATCCAACTCAAAGCAGAGGGAGAG GGCAAGTTCCACTCTTTCCACCCTGTGGCCACTATTCTGAGCTACCTCACCAAGGCTCCACTG GTCCCCCCTGGTACCCCAGTGGTAAATGCACTGTCGAAGCAGAGGGCAATGCTTGAGAACATATTGAGGGCTTGTATTGGTTCGGCTCCAGAGAACAACATGATCTTGGAATACAAGTGA